The Deltaproteobacteria bacterium genomic interval CATCCGCGCTGGTGCGTCCGCTCGACGTAACGGCGGAACGCGGCGCGCAGGCGCACCGCGACGGGACCCGGCTTCCCGTCGGCGACCTTGCGCATCTGCTCGCCGTGCGACTCCAGGAAGACCAGGCTCGTCACCGGCATCGCCTCGCGCAGGGTGCTGGTCATGAAGACTTCGTCGGCCGCGGCGAGCGCCTCCGGACCGTGCGGATCCTCGCGCAGGATCAGCCCTTCCGCCCTGGCGATCTCGATGAACAGCCCGCGGGTGACGCCCTCCAGCATGCCGAGCGCCAGCGGCGGCGTCACCAGCACTCCGCGCTGCACGAAGAAGACGTTGGACGTGGTCCCTTCCGTGACCCGGCCAGCGAGATCGAGGAGGATCGCGTCGTCGGCGCCCGCTTCGTGCGCCTCGCGCAGCGCGAGGATGTTGTTCAGGTAGTTTCCCGTCTTCAACGCCGGGTCGAGGGCCTGCGGAGGATTGCGACGCGTCCTCGCAATCGCCATCTGCAGGCCGCGCTGGTACTGCTCCTCGGGAGGCGGCGCGAGCGGGCGCACGATGAAGATCAGCCGGTTCTGCCCACGGGCGAGCAGCGGGGAGAGTCCGAATTCGCCGGTCCCGCGGGTGACGATGATGCGCGCGTACGATTCGGCGTTGCCCGCCGCCTCGAGCGTGCGCTGCAACTCGTCGAGGACGACCTCCCGGCGGGGCAGCGTCAGGCCGATCCGCTCGGCGGTCTTCTCCATCCGCGCCAGGTGCCGGTCCATCTCGAAGGGTCGTCCGGCATACGTGCGCACGACCTCGTAGACGCTGTCGCCGTAGAGGAAACCGCGGTCGAGGACGGGGACCAGGGCCTGCTCGGGCGGGACCAGCCTGCCTTCCACGTTGCAGAGGACGCCCACCGGGGTTTGGTACCGCCGCCCGGGCGTGGACGCAACATCGTTACGCCCTTAGCCGCTCGCCTTTTCCGTCGATGGCGGCATCGAGCGCGTCAATGGAAGGCGGTTTCGCCAGGT includes:
- a CDS encoding aminotransferase — its product is MGVLCNVEGRLVPPEQALVPVLDRGFLYGDSVYEVVRTYAGRPFEMDRHLARMEKTAERIGLTLPRREVVLDELQRTLEAAGNAESYARIIVTRGTGEFGLSPLLARGQNRLIFIVRPLAPPPEEQYQRGLQMAIARTRRNPPQALDPALKTGNYLNNILALREAHEAGADDAILLDLAGRVTEGTTSNVFFVQRGVLVTPPLALGMLEGVTRGLFIEIARAEGLILREDPHGPEALAAADEVFMTSTLREAMPVTSLVFLESHGEQMRKVADGKPGPVAVRLRAAFRRYVERTHQRG